The following are encoded together in the Desulfomicrobium apsheronum genome:
- the pyrC gene encoding dihydroorotase: MVFPGGFMLILHSPLDMHVHLRQGDMLALVAPHTARDFAAAVVMPNLTPPVTSLPQVLAYREEILRVAGESFSPLMTLFFKSYSRAELLAARPHIIGLKLYPAGMTTNSEAGLADMRQAHETLAIMEELDIPLLIHGEGCGFVMDREAVFLPVVAEWARSFPRLRIVLEHVTTCAGVELLDRFDNLFATVTLHHLLITLDDVLGGLMRPHLFCKPVAKRPEDRDALRQAALHHPRAFFGSDTAPHPITAKEAPGCAAGIFSAPVALPALAGLFEELDALDLLQAFVSDRACATYGLTPMAREVRLERRAWTVPERFGSVVPYLAGQTLTWRVVD, from the coding sequence ATGGTATTTCCTGGAGGTTTCATGCTGATCTTGCATTCCCCCCTGGACATGCATGTCCACCTGCGTCAGGGCGACATGCTGGCCCTGGTGGCGCCGCACACGGCCCGGGACTTCGCCGCTGCCGTGGTCATGCCCAACCTGACTCCGCCGGTGACCAGCCTTCCGCAGGTGCTGGCTTACCGGGAGGAAATACTTCGCGTGGCGGGAGAATCCTTCTCCCCGCTGATGACTCTTTTTTTCAAGTCCTACTCCAGGGCCGAGCTGCTGGCCGCAAGGCCGCACATCATCGGCCTCAAGCTCTATCCCGCCGGAATGACGACCAACTCCGAGGCCGGTCTGGCCGACATGAGGCAGGCCCACGAAACCCTGGCCATCATGGAGGAGCTGGACATCCCCCTTTTGATCCACGGGGAGGGATGCGGATTCGTCATGGACCGCGAGGCGGTTTTTCTGCCCGTGGTGGCGGAGTGGGCGCGCTCGTTTCCCCGGCTGCGCATTGTTCTCGAACACGTCACCACCTGCGCCGGGGTGGAGCTTCTGGACCGTTTCGACAACCTTTTTGCCACGGTCACCCTGCACCATCTGCTCATCACCCTTGATGACGTGCTCGGCGGGCTCATGCGGCCCCATCTTTTCTGCAAGCCCGTGGCCAAGCGCCCCGAGGATCGCGATGCCCTGCGGCAGGCGGCGCTGCATCATCCCCGTGCGTTCTTCGGCAGCGACACGGCCCCGCATCCGATCACGGCCAAGGAAGCGCCCGGCTGCGCGGCCGGAATCTTTTCCGCGCCCGTGGCCCTGCCTGCCCTGGCCGGTCTCTTCGAGGAGTTGGATGCCCTGGATTTGTTGCAGGCCTTTGTCTCGGATCGCGCCTGCGCCACCTACGGCCTGACCCCCATGGCCAGGGAGGTGCGCCTTGAACGCCGCGCCTGGACCGTGCCGGAGCGCTTCGGTTCCGTCGTGCCCTATCTTGCGGGTCAGACCCTGACCTGGCGGGTGGTGGACTGA